In Balaenoptera musculus isolate JJ_BM4_2016_0621 chromosome 19, mBalMus1.pri.v3, whole genome shotgun sequence, one genomic interval encodes:
- the PTGIR gene encoding prostacyclin receptor, with product MADSCQNLTYVRDSVGPATSALMFVAGVVGNGLALGILGARRRSRPSAFAVLVTGLAVTDLLGTCFLSPAVFAAYARNSSLLGLARGRPALCDAFAFAMTFFGLASTLILFAMAVERCLALSHPYLYAQLDGPRRARLALPAIYAFCTVFCSLPLLGLGQHQQYCPGSWCFIRMRSAELGGCAFSLAYASLVALLVAAIILCNGSVTFSLCRMYRQQRRHHGSLVPGPRAGEDEVDHLILLGLMTGIMAVCSLPLTIRGFTQAIAPDSSEMGDLLAFRFNAFNPILDPWVFILFRKAVFQRLKLWFCCLRPRPGQGNLQTSLSQPASGRKGSRAPTALGGKEGSWVHLSAWGEGQGAPLPVPQPSSSTVGTPSKVGSETACSLC from the exons ATGGCGGATTCGTGCCAGAACCTCACGTACGTGCGGGACTCGGTGGGCCCGGCCACCAGCGCCCTGATGTTCGTGGCGGGCGTGGTGGGCAACGGGCTGGCGCTGGGCATCTTGGGGGCGCGGCGACGGTCACGCCCCTCGGCCTTCGCGGTGCTGGTCACCGGGCTGGCGGTCACCGACCTGCTGGGCACGTGCTTCCTGAGTCCAGCGGTGTTCGCGGCCTACGCCCGCAACAGCTCGCTGCTGGGCCTGGCCCGGGGCCGCCCGGCGCTGTGCGATGCCTTCGCCTTCGCCATGACCTTCTTCGGCCTGGCCTCCACGCTCATCCTCTTCGCCATGGCCGTGGAGCGCTGCCTGGCGCTCAGTCACCCCTACCTCTACGCCCAGCTGGACGGGCCGCGCCGCGCCCGCCTGGCGCTGCCTGCCATCTACGCCTTCTGCACCGTCTTCTGCTCGCTGCCCCTGCTGGGCCTGGGCCAACACCAGCAGTACTGCCCGGGCAGCTGGTGCTTCATCCGTATGCGCTCGGCCGAGCTGGGCGGCTGCGCATTCTCACTGGCCTACGCGAGCCTCGTGGCCCTGCTGGTGGCCGCCATCATCCTCTGCAACGGCTCGGTCACCTTCAGCCTCTGCCGCATGTACCGCCAGCAGAGGCGCCACCACGGCTCGCTGGTCCCCGGCCCCCGGGCGGGCGAAGATGAGGTTGACCACCTGATTCTGCTGGGCCTCATGACGGGCATCATGGCCGTGTGCTCCCTGCCTCTCACG ATCCGCGGCTTCACCCAGGCCATCGCCCCGGACAGCAGTGAGATGGGGGACCTCCTCGCTTTCCGTTTCAATGCCTTCAACCCCATCCTGGACCCCTGGGTCTTCATCCTTTTCCGCAAGGCCGTCTTCCAGCGGCTCAAGCTCTGGTTCTGTTGCTTGCGCCCGAGGCCTGGCCAGGGCAACTTGCAGACGTCCCTCTCCCAGCCGGCCTCGGGGAGGAAGGGCTCAAGGGCCCCCACCGCTCtcggggggaaggaagggagctgGGTGCATTTGTCGGCCTGGGGCGAGGGGCAGGGGGCACCCTTGCCTGTCCCACAGCCATCCAGCAGCACCGTGGGAACACCGTCCAAAGTGGGGTCCGAGACAGCCTGCTCCCTCTGCTGA
- the CALM3 gene encoding calmodulin-3, which yields MADQLTEEQIAEFKEAFSLFDKDGDGTITTKELGTVMRSLGQNPTEAELQDMINEVDADGNGTIDFPEFLTMMARKMKDTDSEEEIREAFRVFDKDGNGYISAAELRHVMTNLGEKLTDEEVDEMIREADIDGDGQVNYEEFVQMMTAK from the exons GCTGACCAGCTGACTGAGGAGCAGATCGCAG AATTCAAGGAGGCCTTCTCCCTCTTTGACAAGGATGGAGATGGCACCATCACCACCAAGGAGCTGGGCACAGTGATGAGATCCCTGGGACAGAACCCCACTGAAGCCGAGCTGCAGGACATGATCAACGAGGTGGACGCGGATG GGAACGGGACCATTGACTTCCCGGAGTTCCTGACCATGATGGCCAGAAAGATGAAGGATACAGACAGCGAGGAGGAGATCCGAGAGGCCTTCCGTGTCTTTGACAAG GATGGCAATGGCTACATCAGCGCCGCAGAGCTGCGCCACGTCATGACGAACCTGGGTGAGAAGCTGACCGACGAGGAAGTGGATGAGATGATCAGAGAGGCTGACATCGACGGAGACGGCCAGGTCAATTACGAAG AGTTTGTACAGATGATGACTGCAAAGTGA